The Thermus filiformis genome contains a region encoding:
- a CDS encoding DNA/RNA nuclease SfsA translates to MDPFLPWEAPLEPCTFLRRRNRFVAETDRGPLHLPNSGRMAELLLPGAPCLYLPKSGPRTRGRMVLVGSRGVWVGVDAHRAGRLLELLLRLGWFGPLKALRKEVRLLGERLDFLAEIGGEERVFEAKNCNRLEGELALFPDAPTLRGARHLRLLARFGPRGYAVWFVQHPLARAFALDPADKELFQAAKEARRQGVNLLAYGVEPGPEGLRVLGPLPFLDP, encoded by the coding sequence GTGGACCCTTTTCTGCCCTGGGAAGCCCCCCTGGAACCCTGCACCTTCCTCCGGCGTAGGAACCGCTTCGTGGCCGAGACGGACCGGGGGCCCCTCCACCTCCCCAACTCGGGGCGGATGGCCGAGCTCCTCCTGCCCGGCGCCCCCTGCCTCTACCTGCCCAAAAGTGGCCCACGGACCCGGGGGCGGATGGTCCTGGTCGGGAGCCGGGGGGTCTGGGTGGGGGTGGACGCCCACCGAGCCGGGCGGCTTCTGGAGCTCCTCCTGCGCCTGGGCTGGTTCGGGCCCCTAAAGGCCCTCCGGAAGGAGGTGCGCCTTTTAGGGGAGCGGCTGGACTTCCTGGCCGAGATCGGGGGGGAGGAGCGGGTCTTTGAGGCCAAGAACTGCAACCGGCTCGAGGGGGAGCTGGCCCTCTTCCCCGACGCCCCCACCCTCCGGGGGGCCCGGCACCTCCGCCTCCTCGCCCGGTTCGGCCCCCGGGGGTATGCGGTTTGGTTCGTCCAGCACCCCCTGGCCCGGGCCTTCGCCCTGGACCCGGCCGACAAGGAGCTTTTCCAGGCGGCCAAGGAGGCCCGGCGGCAGGGGGTTAACCTCCTCGCCTACGGGGTGGAGCCGGGGCCCGAGGGCCTCAGGGTCCTGGGGCCCCTTCCCTTTTTGGACCCCTGA
- the hemQ gene encoding hydrogen peroxide-dependent heme synthase produces MAEPTYTLEGWHVLHDFRRVNWPLWQEASQEEREAALEALLSLMAEWEGVEREGRGSYGVYQVITQKADLLFLNLREGLDDLLSLEERLNKSPFARFLLPAYGFYSVVELGSQTGPLDPESPYVKPRLTPRVPRSGYVCFYPMNKRRQGQDNWYLLPAQDRARLMKAHGETGRKYQGKVLQVISGAQGLDDWEWGVDLFSEDPVQFKKIVYEMRFDEVSARYGEFGPFYVGKRLDEGALRAFLLP; encoded by the coding sequence ATGGCGGAGCCCACCTACACCCTGGAAGGCTGGCACGTCCTGCACGACTTCCGCCGGGTGAACTGGCCCCTTTGGCAGGAGGCCTCGCAAGAGGAGCGGGAAGCCGCTTTGGAGGCGCTTCTGAGCCTGATGGCCGAGTGGGAAGGCGTGGAGCGGGAGGGCCGGGGCTCGTACGGGGTCTACCAGGTCATCACCCAGAAGGCGGACCTCCTCTTCCTCAACCTCCGGGAGGGGCTGGACGACCTCCTCTCCCTCGAGGAGCGGCTCAACAAGAGCCCCTTCGCCCGCTTCCTCCTGCCCGCCTACGGGTTCTACTCCGTGGTGGAGCTGGGAAGCCAGACCGGCCCACTGGACCCCGAGTCCCCCTACGTCAAGCCCCGGCTCACCCCCCGGGTGCCCAGGTCGGGGTACGTCTGCTTCTACCCCATGAACAAGCGCCGCCAGGGCCAGGACAACTGGTACCTCCTCCCGGCCCAGGACCGGGCCCGGCTCATGAAGGCCCACGGGGAGACGGGGAGGAAGTACCAGGGCAAGGTCCTCCAGGTGATCAGCGGGGCCCAGGGCCTGGACGACTGGGAGTGGGGGGTGGACCTCTTCAGCGAGGACCCGGTCCAGTTCAAGAAGATCGTCTACGAGATGCGCTTTGACGAGGTCTCGGCCCGCTACGGGGAGTTCGGCCCCTTCTACGTGGGCAAGCGCCTGGACGAGGGGGCCCTGAGGGCCTTTCTGCTCCCTTGA